The following proteins come from a genomic window of Terribacillus aidingensis:
- a CDS encoding CpsB/CapC family capsule biosynthesis tyrosine phosphatase encodes MIDIHCHILHGLDDGPSTLEESLKMAEEAVFEGIDTIVATPHDQSRHSFNNRQRIYASIDEFNEILREEGIPLQVLPGQEALVSNDLLKERDFMDLLAVNTNTSYLYLELPENPLPSYVKQLIREMQASGFHPVIASPEKNGYVNQQPEFLYELVKNGCFVQIAAGSVNGDHGGKVRKFTQQLIASNLVHFVGSNNHQSGKGFGLLRAYQEVGKQFGNQAAYMLMNNSWKMVEGAVVIREEPERIGRKGLKKRFV; translated from the coding sequence ATGATAGATATCCACTGCCATATCTTGCATGGTTTGGATGATGGTCCGAGTACGCTGGAGGAAAGCTTGAAGATGGCGGAGGAAGCTGTATTTGAGGGAATTGATACAATCGTGGCTACTCCGCATGATCAGAGTCGGCATTCTTTTAATAATCGACAAAGGATTTATGCCAGTATAGATGAATTTAATGAAATACTTCGGGAAGAGGGAATTCCATTACAGGTTCTGCCTGGGCAGGAAGCGCTTGTATCCAATGATTTGCTCAAAGAACGGGATTTCATGGATTTACTGGCAGTTAATACAAATACAAGCTATCTTTACTTGGAGTTACCTGAGAATCCGCTTCCTAGCTATGTGAAGCAATTGATCCGGGAGATGCAGGCTTCTGGGTTTCATCCTGTGATTGCTAGTCCGGAGAAGAACGGGTATGTGAATCAGCAGCCGGAATTTCTCTACGAGCTAGTCAAAAACGGCTGCTTCGTACAGATTGCTGCAGGGAGTGTCAATGGGGATCATGGTGGGAAGGTACGGAAATTCACACAGCAGCTGATTGCTTCCAATCTGGTTCATTTTGTTGGTTCAAATAATCATCAATCTGGTAAAGGCTTTGGTTTGCTGAGGGCTTATCAGGAAGTGGGTAAACAATTTGGTAATCAGGCTGCTTATATGCTGATGAATAACAGCTGGAAGATGGTGGAAGGCGCTGTGGTTATAAGGGAAGAGCCTGAGAGGATTGGCAGAAAAGGGCTTAAAAAGCGGTTTGTATAA